The genome window GTTCTGCTCCACAGGCGCAATGAACGTCCTTTGAATGTATGGCAGTCCGTAATACAGCGCCGCACCGATGACCACGATCAATGCTGCGACAAGGATCAATTTCAGCAAGGCTCTCAGGAAATTGACAAATGCCCGCCCCAAACGCGACAGGAGGGATGGTTCGTCTTCGACAGGTTCCCGCTCAGGCTGTTTCTTCTCGACGGGTGCGGGCAGCGCCTCCTCCTCGACGGGGATCAGGGCTTTGTTTTCTGATTCATTTCCCTGCGCCTCGGCAAAAAGCTCCAGCTTTGCAAGCAGGGACCTGCCCATGCCTTTTACGTTCAGGGCATCTTCTTCAGATTCGAACGGGCGCGCGGCGATGAGATTTTCGGCAACGCTCCGCCCAACGCCGGGGACTTTGATTAATGTATCAAGGCCTGCGTTGTTGAGAAACATAAGGAAGTTGCTCATGGTGTCTCCTATTCTGTCATTGTACATCAAAAGGCATCGGTTGAGCATCTGATCGAGGAAACAGGATCAACTTCAAGTCTGGGATCGAGGCGCGGCGTCAGATTTTGGGAGTTTGAATTTCATCCATACCACCGCAATCGATATGAGGCTTGCTGTAAGCGCGATCCAGAACGGGGTTTGCGGTGAGACGCGTTCCCAAAGTTGCGCGCCGATCCATGGCATGGGCAGGGAGAGCAGACCGAGCGACGTGCCGAAGAAACCGAATGCCAGCCCGCGTTTTTCTTCGGGGATGACTTTCGAGATAAGCGATTGATAGGCGGGCATTAAACTACCGGTGCCAAGCCCGAAGAAACACATGGCAAGGATGAAGCCCGCGAAGGTGCTGGAGTTGAGCAGGGTGAACAGCCCAAGCCCGTTCAGCGTGAAGCCCACGACCATCGCGACCCGTTCGCTGAGTTTGTCGACCAGCGTTCCAGCAAACGGAGCGGCGAGGATGGCAGCAACCCCAACCGCCGCGTTGACGATGCCTATCTCCCCAAGGTTGAGTTTTCCGATGTCGGAAAGGTAAATGGGGAAGAGTTGCCCGATCAGGCTGTAGGATGTGTCGCCGACGGCGTCTGTGACCCAGATCCAGGTGAGGATGCCGCCGCCGAGGAGCAGGGCAAAGATGGCGGCGAGTTGTCCCTTGAAACCGCTGAAGGTCGGTTTGACCGCGTCCCGGCTGGGTTTGAAACGTTCGTTGGTTGCCATCCACACGCGCAGGAGGGTGGCGGCGAGATAAAAGCCGAAGGCCACACGCATCATCAATGCAAAGCCGAATTGATAGGCGAGGAAGCCCGCCAGCGCGGGGCCGATGACGGTGACGGTTTGGTACATGCTGGTGGTGATCCCGAATACCCGTCCGCGGGATTCTTCGGACGACTGCTCGGAGATGTACGCGCCGAAACTGGGTCCGACCACGGAGTTGGAAACGTATTCGATGCTCAAGCCGATCAGCACCCATTGCCAGTTGGGAGCGAAGGCGAAGATGAGATAGCCGAAAACCGCGATGGAACTGCCGATCGCCATGATGCGCAGGCGTCCGATGGTATCGGAAAGCCAGCCGCCGAAAATCTGCAGGACCATCGGCACGAGGGAGGCAAGCGTGAAGACCATGCCGACCTGAATGACGCTTGCGCCGAGGTCGAGCATGTAGAGCGATAACATGCTGTATACCATCTGTCCCGCGATGTTGGCGAAGATCATGCCTGCCAGAAACCAACGCAAGTTGACGTTGAGGATGGGTTTATTGTCCATGTGACAGGTATTTTATCATCCGGGGAAATTTATTTGCTATAATCGCCTCCATGCAGTGTCTTGATTGTGCCGTCCGGAAAAATCATCCGGAATTCCAGATGTAGGATGCCGCTGCGGGTGGTTGGGAGGTTATTGTGACCATGGTCGCGCTTGTGTTCAGCATCTTAATCAGTACCGGCTCATTTGCCTGGGGGTATACAGAAATGGGGTCCGCTACTTTATCTCACTGGATGATCGCCTTTGGTCTGCTCTGGCTTTTTTCCCAATGGCGCGGCTGGAAATGGTTCCCCTCTTTCGCCTTGCTTCTTTCCATCCTGGCTGCGATGATCGGATTATGGATTAACGTCTCCATCGGTTGGATGTTCAGCGGCGCGATCTTTGCCCTGTTCGCATGGGACATGACAGAACTGCGAAAAAAACTGAATCTTTTACCCCCGCGGGAGGATGCCGGCGGCTTTGCACGGCGCCATCTTCTGCGTGTCAGCCTGCTCGCATTGGGCGGCTTGCTGTTCGCGTCTGCGATGATGTTCTGGTGGGGGCAATTCACGTCCGCCTGGGGGACGTTCCTTTTTTGTGTGATTTTTCTTGGGCTGGCCGGACAATTGCCGGCATGGGTAAAAAGGTAGAATGCTTAACTGAAAACTTTAATTTTCAGAAAACGCGCATTTGGGAATGTCCGATGTCCAGGATATTCCATTTGATTTCGATGGTAGACATCCCCCCCCCCCCTTATATTTTTAATGCCCGGCTGCCACTCGAATTCAAAGTTTTCAAATTTGTATGGAAACCTGACAAGATGTCAAGGAGAAAACCTTTTCTTTTTTCAACGGGTCATATACAATGCTATAACTTCATCTTGTGAAAAAAGAGACAAAAGGAGTCCTATTTTTTTGTTTCCAAATTATTAAAGGAGGATGTAATGTCTGTTCGTACCAGTAATCATGTAATTATATTCCTTGTTCTGGCAGTTGCTTTGGTGATGAGTTTGGTTTTCCCGTCCGCTGTTCTTGCAGATGATGGCACGCCGCCGCCCGAGGAAACGGCAGAGGCTGTATCGCCGCCGCCCGATGAAACTGCGGAGGCTGTATCGCTGCCGCCCGATGAAACTGCGGAAGCTGTATCGCCGGACGAGGATGCTGCTGATGCCGTTCCACCCGAGGAGAGTCCCCCGGCATCCGTGGCGGAAATCGTTGAGATCATGGAGGAGGCCGGGGCTGTGCTGGCGGATGGGAACGGTGACCCGATTCCCTTGGCGGCGGAAGCTGCACAGACTGCCCTGCTTTTCCCAGACCCAATCGGCTGCCCTCCCGGAGTTCAACCTGTGTCATGGGGCGGCACGGGAGCGGGCTGTACCGTTTCGTATGCATCCATCCAGGCTGCGATTAACGATGGATTGGTTCAATCAGGTTGGACAGTGTACATCGATCCCGGAACATTTTATGAAAACGTCAATGTTAATAAGTCAGTAACCCTGCAGGGAAGCGGTGTGGGGGTTACGATTGTTCATCCCGGCGCCACCAGCACTCCTGATCTTGGATGCGGTGCTGGCAGTTGTGCGTCCATTGCCAATACTGTGTTTTATATCACCGCTGATAATGTGACCATCCGTGACCTGACCATTGATGGCGATAACCCCCTGGTGGCCAGCGGCACAGTCGTCAATGGCGCCGATATTAACGTGCGCAACGGCATTTTTGGAAATTCTGCTGACAACTTGGTTGTCGAGGATACCGAGGTGAAAAATACATACCTGCGCGGCATCCAGATAGCATATGGCGACTCGTTTGAAATCCGCAATAATACCATCCAGAACGTTGACGGCAGCCCATATTCGATTGCCCTCTTTAATTTTGGCGGAGGCGGTGTGATCGAGGGCAATACCATCAATGAAGTGGGGGACGGGATTGCTTCCAACTGGTCCACGGGTACGCAGGTTCTGAATAATACCATTTCAAACATGGGCACCGGTATTCATACTGACAACACACAGGCATCGGATGTCATCAGCGGCAACACGATTTTGAATGGTTCGTCCAATTCATACGGCATTTTTGTGTTTGCGCCATATGCCCCGGTCGCTGTCACGAACAATACAATTACCAATGTGGATGTCGGCCTGACGGTCTCCGGGAATGGCTGGGGCGATACCCTCAACACCATCACGATTGATAACAATAAGGTTGCCACAAATGTGATCGGGGCGTATGTGACGACGGATGTCTGGGGTTATTTTTTCAGCGATGTGAGCGCTTCGTTCACCAATAACGTTTTTACAGGTGGGGATTATGGTTTCTACCTTGAATCAAACGGCAGCGGCGAATACTATGGCAGTTATGATTGCAGCGGTGCGGGCGGCGACTGCGTATTGAACGTGACCGGCTCGGGAAATTCCATTACAGGTCAAAACCTGTTTGCGGCTACAACTGCCACGGGACAGCCAAGTTGGACCCCAGGGAACCCTCTCAGTTATTACGGCGTCTACAATGTGGACTTGCGTGGGAATTGGTGGGGCGACGCCAGCGGACCGAACGACGATAATACGGTCCCGGACAGTTGTGGCATCACACTTGACAACCCGGCGGGTTTGGGCGGCAATGTTTCCGAGTGCATCCTGTACGACCCGTGGCTTGTCAAAAACCCGTTTCTGCCTCCCGTGGTTGACAAGGTGGACGATGAGGAAAAAGGTTCCAAAAAGGATTTCCCCGCCTCCTTGATCCCCGTCACCGGCGGCCAATTGACCAGCATCAGCTGCGAGTTTGAAACCTCCACCCTGTTGATCGGTGACATTAAAGTCATTTTTAGCGGTTTATGTGGTT of Anaerolineales bacterium contains these proteins:
- a CDS encoding MFS transporter; this translates as MDNKPILNVNLRWFLAGMIFANIAGQMVYSMLSLYMLDLGASVIQVGMVFTLASLVPMVLQIFGGWLSDTIGRLRIMAIGSSIAVFGYLIFAFAPNWQWVLIGLSIEYVSNSVVGPSFGAYISEQSSEESRGRVFGITTSMYQTVTVIGPALAGFLAYQFGFALMMRVAFGFYLAATLLRVWMATNERFKPSRDAVKPTFSGFKGQLAAIFALLLGGGILTWIWVTDAVGDTSYSLIGQLFPIYLSDIGKLNLGEIGIVNAAVGVAAILAAPFAGTLVDKLSERVAMVVGFTLNGLGLFTLLNSSTFAGFILAMCFFGLGTGSLMPAYQSLISKVIPEEKRGLAFGFFGTSLGLLSLPMPWIGAQLWERVSPQTPFWIALTASLISIAVVWMKFKLPKSDAAPRSQT
- a CDS encoding right-handed parallel beta-helix repeat-containing protein, with the translated sequence MSVRTSNHVIIFLVLAVALVMSLVFPSAVLADDGTPPPEETAEAVSPPPDETAEAVSLPPDETAEAVSPDEDAADAVPPEESPPASVAEIVEIMEEAGAVLADGNGDPIPLAAEAAQTALLFPDPIGCPPGVQPVSWGGTGAGCTVSYASIQAAINDGLVQSGWTVYIDPGTFYENVNVNKSVTLQGSGVGVTIVHPGATSTPDLGCGAGSCASIANTVFYITADNVTIRDLTIDGDNPLVASGTVVNGADINVRNGIFGNSADNLVVEDTEVKNTYLRGIQIAYGDSFEIRNNTIQNVDGSPYSIALFNFGGGGVIEGNTINEVGDGIASNWSTGTQVLNNTISNMGTGIHTDNTQASDVISGNTILNGSSNSYGIFVFAPYAPVAVTNNTITNVDVGLTVSGNGWGDTLNTITIDNNKVATNVIGAYVTTDVWGYFFSDVSASFTNNVFTGGDYGFYLESNGSGEYYGSYDCSGAGGDCVLNVTGSGNSITGQNLFAATTATGQPSWTPGNPLSYYGVYNVDLRGNWWGDASGPNDDNTVPDSCGITLDNPAGLGGNVSECILYDPWLVKNPFLPPVVDKVDDEEKGSKKDFPASLIPVTGGQLTSISCEFETSTLLIGDIKVIFSGLCGYEVLLELLTYETLPASLNDGEALLYGLNIILFERGVPVDGLPANAKVIISYPVAGVPMKWSSSAVNPWLALEGRQVDDRFEVDVDSGTFILIGN